Proteins encoded by one window of Enterococcus saccharolyticus subsp. saccharolyticus:
- a CDS encoding NCS2 family permease, with amino-acid sequence MEKFFKLKENKTTVSTEFVAGITTFFAMSYILFVNPSILSASGMPFQAVFLATIIASIIGTLIMGLFANVPYAQAPGMGLNAFFTFTVVFGLGYTWQQALAMVFICGLINIFITITKIRKMIIRAIPESMQNAIGGGIGIFVAYVGLKNANLLNFSASSDVITSSAVENGEAVNVTMSGGIVPALTNFNNAPVLLSLIGLVLMTVLVVMNVRGAVLLGIVGTTIIGILMGVVDLSSIDWKANSLGSSIGELKTTFGAAFGAEGMQSLFSDSSKIPQVVMTIIAFSLSDTFDTIGTFIGTGRRTGIFSKEDEAALEDSKGFSTKMDRALFADAAATSIGAIFGTSNTTTFVESAAGIGAGGRTGLTSVVVAGLFALSSLFSPLIAIVPAQATAPALILVGVMMMASFKDIEWTNLEEAVPAFFASIFMGLCYSISYGIAVGFIFFAIVKVVKGKANEVSPILWFVNALFILNFIILALLG; translated from the coding sequence ATGGAAAAGTTTTTCAAATTAAAGGAAAACAAAACAACTGTATCAACAGAATTCGTCGCGGGGATTACAACCTTTTTTGCAATGAGCTATATTTTATTTGTTAATCCGTCTATTTTATCGGCATCAGGTATGCCATTTCAGGCTGTGTTCTTAGCAACGATTATTGCATCAATCATCGGTACTTTGATTATGGGACTATTTGCAAATGTGCCTTATGCACAAGCACCAGGAATGGGCTTAAATGCTTTTTTCACGTTTACAGTCGTGTTTGGTCTAGGGTATACATGGCAACAAGCATTAGCGATGGTCTTTATTTGTGGATTAATTAACATTTTTATTACGATTACTAAAATTCGTAAAATGATTATCCGTGCGATTCCTGAAAGCATGCAAAATGCTATTGGTGGCGGGATTGGTATCTTTGTTGCTTATGTAGGTCTTAAAAATGCAAATTTATTAAATTTTTCAGCGAGTTCAGATGTGATTACCAGTTCTGCTGTTGAAAACGGTGAGGCTGTAAATGTCACAATGAGTGGTGGGATTGTTCCAGCATTAACCAACTTCAATAATGCACCCGTGTTGCTGTCATTAATTGGTTTAGTTTTGATGACTGTTTTGGTTGTGATGAATGTTCGTGGAGCGGTCTTATTAGGAATTGTTGGGACAACGATTATTGGAATTTTGATGGGTGTGGTTGATTTAAGCAGCATTGATTGGAAAGCTAATTCATTAGGTAGTTCTATTGGTGAATTAAAAACCACATTTGGGGCAGCTTTTGGAGCAGAAGGGATGCAATCTTTGTTTAGTGACTCTTCTAAAATTCCGCAAGTGGTGATGACGATTATTGCGTTTAGTTTATCAGATACGTTTGATACGATTGGGACCTTCATTGGAACAGGTCGCCGTACCGGTATTTTCTCTAAAGAAGATGAAGCAGCTTTGGAAGATAGCAAAGGTTTTAGCACAAAAATGGATCGTGCATTGTTTGCCGATGCTGCAGCTACTTCTATTGGAGCAATTTTTGGTACCTCAAATACTACGACATTCGTTGAATCCGCAGCTGGAATCGGTGCTGGCGGGCGTACAGGTTTAACTTCTGTTGTTGTAGCGGGATTATTTGCTTTAAGTAGTTTATTCTCACCATTGATTGCGATTGTGCCAGCACAAGCAACAGCACCCGCTTTAATTTTAGTCGGGGTCATGATGATGGCATCCTTTAAAGATATTGAATGGACTAATTTAGAAGAGGCTGTCCCAGCTTTCTTCGCATCAATCTTTATGGGCCTATGTTACAGCATTTCTTATGGAATTGCAGTCGGATTCATTTTCTTCGCAATTGTTAAAGTAGTCAAAGGCAAAGCTAACGAAGTCTCACCAATTTTATGGTTTGTCAATGCGTTGTTTATTTTGAATTTTATTATTTTAGCATTATTAGGTTAA
- a CDS encoding multidrug efflux MFS transporter, whose amino-acid sequence MKVDWKRNLLISWIGCFFTGASFSLVMPFIPIYIEELGAPKNQIELFSGLAISVTAFAAAIVAPIWGNLADQKGRRLMMIRASIGMTLTMGSLAFVPNVYWLLIMRFFTGVLSGYVPNATALIASQAPREKSGWALGTLATGAIAGNLIGPSMGGALAEGFGIKNVFIITGVVLFITSLLTIFMVKEDFVPIEKQEMLTMKQLFEKMTNSQVMIGLFITSLILQIGITSISPILTLYIRQLSGDTGNVLFVSGMIVSIAGVSAIISSPILGRLGDRIGNHKILLGGLVFSLLCFIPMGFVQTPFQLGVLRFLLGFSTGALMPSVNTLISKISPPEGVSRIYSYNQMFMNFGQVLGPLVGSTVAHSMGYPAVFWVTSCFVGFNICLSLVNFRKYLKKDTIS is encoded by the coding sequence ATGAAAGTAGATTGGAAAAGAAATTTACTAATTTCTTGGATAGGCTGTTTCTTTACAGGAGCGAGTTTTAGTTTAGTTATGCCTTTTATTCCCATATATATTGAGGAGTTAGGGGCACCCAAAAATCAGATTGAGCTTTTCTCAGGGTTGGCGATTTCAGTAACGGCATTTGCCGCAGCAATTGTTGCACCCATTTGGGGGAATTTAGCCGATCAAAAAGGTCGTCGTTTGATGATGATTCGGGCATCGATTGGGATGACACTAACAATGGGGTCATTAGCGTTTGTGCCGAACGTTTATTGGTTGTTAATTATGCGTTTCTTTACAGGTGTGTTATCTGGTTATGTGCCAAATGCCACGGCATTGATAGCTTCTCAAGCACCACGTGAAAAAAGTGGTTGGGCATTAGGAACCTTGGCAACAGGCGCGATTGCAGGTAATTTAATTGGTCCTTCGATGGGCGGTGCTCTTGCTGAAGGTTTTGGGATTAAAAATGTTTTTATCATTACCGGAGTTGTTCTATTTATCACGTCGTTATTAACTATTTTCATGGTGAAAGAAGATTTTGTACCGATTGAAAAACAAGAAATGCTGACAATGAAGCAATTGTTTGAAAAAATGACAAATTCACAAGTCATGATTGGTTTATTTATTACTTCGTTAATTCTACAAATTGGTATTACAAGCATTAGTCCAATTTTAACGTTGTATATTCGTCAGTTAAGTGGTGATACGGGAAATGTGTTGTTTGTCAGTGGGATGATTGTTTCGATTGCAGGTGTCTCTGCCATTATTTCCTCCCCCATTTTGGGCCGATTGGGTGATCGAATTGGAAATCATAAAATTTTATTAGGTGGTCTAGTGTTTTCTTTACTTTGCTTTATTCCCATGGGCTTTGTTCAAACACCTTTTCAATTAGGTGTGTTGCGATTTTTACTAGGTTTTTCAACAGGGGCGTTAATGCCTTCCGTTAATACCTTGATTAGTAAAATTTCGCCGCCAGAAGGAGTTAGTCGAATTTATAGTTACAATCAAATGTTTATGAATTTTGGTCAAGTACTTGGACCTTTAGTTGGATCTACAGTGGCGCATAGCATGGGTTATCCAGCAGTGTTTTGGGTAACCAGTTGCTTTGTAGGGTTTAACATTTGTTTGTCACTAGTTAATTTTAGAAAGTATTTGAAAAAAGATACAATTAGTTGA
- a CDS encoding YjzD family protein encodes MHYIVTFVWAIVLGQIVGFLGGALSKSPYDFKMTLIASIIVAIFVIIIGEFAVPKEKKQA; translated from the coding sequence ATGCACTACATTGTAACGTTTGTTTGGGCAATCGTGTTAGGTCAAATCGTTGGTTTCCTTGGCGGGGCTTTATCTAAATCTCCTTACGATTTCAAAATGACCTTAATCGCTTCTATTATCGTAGCAATTTTTGTCATCATCATTGGAGAATTTGCCGTACCAAAAGAGAAAAAACAAGCATAA
- the dnaE gene encoding DNA polymerase III subunit alpha, giving the protein MTRAAQLTTTTAYSLLQSTIKIPQYVTLAKQLGYQQLGMTDSDNLHGALEFMQACQKEGMKGIVGLFLRYQSPITEQEHAIFLFAKNYAGYQQLMKLSSQKMITGAVSLESFKPMDDVIAVLPNENELTVLFSSDVQQATKRLQAFQEQFGNDDFFYGIAYQQPILPVQEWLASQRVAPAAYHLINSLHKEEAFAVNVLHRIKEGTQIEDLRQEIEQLTDHSLSAANQQQAWYAEHFPEAWQNTLKIADNCQLELPIHQTLLPHYPLDNQSADNYLRELCFRLLSERIPQADARYQERLEYELSVIHKMGFDDYFLIIWDVMAFAHREQIVTGAGRGSAAGSLVAYVLSITDVDPIQYQLLFERFLNPERYTMPDIDLDIPDNRREEVLLYVKNKYGQEHVAQIATFGTMAAKMVLRDVGRVFGLSQSEANRWSRAIPNALKMTLDRAYQESKALRELVELNERNTRIYQVAKTLEGLPRHVSTHAAGVVISDDKLVDLVPLQAGSEEIWLTQFTMNDVETVGLLKMDFLGCAIR; this is encoded by the coding sequence ATGACACGTGCCGCGCAATTAACGACAACGACGGCGTATTCTTTGCTACAAAGTACGATTAAAATTCCTCAATACGTCACTCTAGCGAAACAACTCGGGTATCAACAATTAGGTATGACCGATAGCGATAATTTACATGGTGCTTTAGAATTTATGCAAGCCTGCCAAAAAGAAGGGATGAAAGGGATTGTGGGGTTATTCTTGCGGTATCAATCACCAATCACCGAACAAGAACACGCCATTTTTCTATTCGCTAAAAATTATGCAGGCTACCAACAATTAATGAAACTTTCTAGTCAAAAAATGATTACAGGAGCTGTGTCATTAGAGTCATTCAAACCCATGGATGATGTGATTGCAGTATTGCCGAATGAAAATGAGTTAACAGTGTTGTTTTCAAGTGATGTGCAACAAGCTACCAAACGTTTGCAAGCATTTCAAGAACAGTTTGGTAACGATGACTTCTTTTATGGCATTGCTTATCAACAACCTATTTTACCTGTCCAAGAATGGCTTGCTTCACAACGAGTAGCGCCTGCAGCGTACCATTTAATTAATTCATTGCATAAAGAAGAAGCTTTTGCGGTGAATGTCTTGCATCGCATTAAAGAGGGCACTCAAATAGAGGATTTACGGCAAGAAATTGAACAGCTGACCGATCACAGTTTAAGCGCAGCTAACCAGCAACAAGCGTGGTATGCGGAACATTTTCCAGAAGCTTGGCAAAATACACTAAAAATCGCCGACAATTGCCAATTGGAATTACCGATTCATCAAACATTATTGCCTCATTATCCTTTAGACAATCAATCAGCCGACAACTATTTGCGTGAGCTTTGTTTTCGTTTGTTATCTGAGCGTATTCCACAAGCAGATGCTCGTTACCAAGAGCGCTTGGAATATGAGCTATCCGTCATCCATAAAATGGGCTTTGATGATTATTTTTTAATTATTTGGGATGTGATGGCCTTTGCTCATCGAGAACAAATTGTCACAGGTGCTGGACGAGGATCTGCTGCTGGTTCACTTGTGGCGTATGTCTTATCTATTACCGATGTAGACCCCATTCAATATCAGTTATTGTTTGAACGTTTTTTAAATCCAGAACGCTATACGATGCCAGATATCGATTTAGATATTCCTGATAATCGCCGAGAAGAAGTGTTGTTATATGTAAAAAATAAATATGGTCAAGAGCACGTTGCGCAAATTGCGACTTTTGGGACGATGGCAGCGAAAATGGTTTTACGCGATGTCGGACGTGTGTTTGGTTTGTCTCAAAGCGAAGCCAATCGTTGGTCACGCGCGATTCCTAATGCGTTAAAAATGACATTAGACAGGGCGTATCAAGAATCGAAAGCTTTACGAGAATTAGTCGAATTAAATGAACGCAATACGCGCATTTATCAAGTCGCTAAAACTCTAGAAGGTTTGCCACGCCATGTGTCAACCCATGCGGCAGGAGTGGTCATTAGCGATGATAAATTGGTAGACCTTGTGCCGTTACAAGCAGGTTCAGAAGAAATCTGGTTAACACAATTTACGATGAACGATGTAGAGACGGTTGGGTTATTGAAAATGGATTTCTTAGGGTGTGCGATACGTTAG
- the ltrA gene encoding group II intron reverse transcriptase/maturase, whose protein sequence is MNIYRYNQYYQMQDIFDGLYNDSSNQVEFKNLMDIIASENNIKLAFRIIKSNTGSKTAGTDGITIQDFKKESLKEYIRIVKDKLNNFKPDTVRRVFIPKENGDTRPLGIPSMIDRLVQQCLKQVLEPICEAKFHPHSYGFRPNRSTKHAIARLNSLVNQAGLHYVVDIDIKGFFDNVSHNKLIKQMIALGIKDFKLLKIIKLMLKAPIQGEGIPNKGTPQGGILSPLLSNIVLNELDWWISSQWETHPTHHEYTQLNKYNAMKKSKLKEFFLVRYADDFKIVCRSYTVAKKIFIAVEEWLAKRLKLKISKEKSKIVNLRKNYSDFLGIKVKVITRPKSKHGYVAQSRIADKRFNKILQVYKDKINKIKKTQNIKYVAELNSMTLGIHEYYNIATYVSLDFKQIGWKLLRYMYNSFNKYGKQEIPNSNITDSIYKKFYGNSKSKTWLMFGKYIYPIHYVKHKSTMNFKQTTCDYTMQGREYSNKALKSKTDVLAIEMAKRFNANETVEYNDNRISRASMTNMKCEVTQIELELDNLHCHHVIPRENGGDDKYENLRIVHKDIHKLIHATSEETIKKYIHIIKDSKNTIKRVVTNLNNLRIRANNYKLEETTVREWLEVKIWKNK, encoded by the coding sequence ATGAATATATACAGATACAATCAATACTACCAAATGCAAGATATTTTCGATGGATTGTACAATGATTCATCAAACCAAGTTGAATTTAAAAACCTTATGGATATTATTGCAAGTGAAAACAACATTAAATTAGCTTTTAGAATTATTAAATCTAATACAGGCAGTAAAACCGCTGGAACTGACGGTATAACTATTCAAGATTTTAAAAAAGAATCTTTAAAAGAATACATTAGAATTGTGAAAGATAAACTTAACAATTTTAAACCAGATACAGTTAGACGAGTATTCATACCTAAAGAAAATGGTGATACTAGACCGTTAGGCATTCCATCTATGATTGACAGATTAGTGCAACAATGTCTTAAACAAGTTCTTGAACCGATATGTGAAGCGAAGTTTCATCCGCATAGTTATGGTTTTAGACCAAATAGAAGTACAAAACATGCCATAGCAAGACTTAATAGTTTAGTTAATCAAGCAGGTCTACACTATGTAGTAGATATAGACATTAAAGGATTTTTCGATAATGTCAGCCATAACAAACTGATTAAACAGATGATAGCTTTAGGTATTAAAGATTTTAAATTACTTAAAATCATCAAATTAATGCTTAAAGCACCTATACAGGGCGAAGGTATTCCGAATAAAGGTACACCACAAGGAGGAATATTATCACCGTTACTTTCTAATATTGTGTTAAACGAATTAGATTGGTGGATTAGCTCTCAATGGGAAACACATCCAACACATCATGAATACACGCAATTAAATAAATACAATGCAATGAAAAAATCAAAACTAAAAGAATTCTTTTTGGTAAGATATGCAGATGATTTCAAAATTGTTTGCAGAAGTTATACCGTTGCAAAGAAAATATTTATTGCAGTTGAAGAATGGCTTGCTAAAAGACTAAAACTTAAAATCAGCAAAGAAAAATCTAAAATAGTAAATCTTAGAAAAAACTATTCAGATTTCTTAGGTATTAAGGTCAAGGTTATAACTAGACCAAAAAGTAAACATGGTTATGTTGCACAATCAAGAATCGCGGATAAAAGATTTAATAAAATCTTGCAAGTCTATAAGGACAAAATTAACAAGATAAAGAAAACTCAAAATATAAAATATGTTGCAGAATTAAACAGCATGACACTAGGTATTCACGAATACTACAACATTGCAACGTATGTTAGCTTAGATTTCAAGCAAATAGGTTGGAAACTACTAAGATATATGTACAACTCTTTTAATAAATACGGTAAACAAGAAATCCCAAACAGTAATATAACTGATTCGATTTACAAAAAGTTTTACGGTAATTCTAAAAGTAAAACTTGGTTAATGTTTGGGAAATATATTTACCCAATTCATTATGTGAAACACAAATCAACAATGAACTTTAAACAAACCACTTGTGATTATACAATGCAAGGACGAGAATACTCGAACAAAGCATTAAAATCAAAAACAGATGTACTAGCAATTGAAATGGCAAAAAGATTTAATGCCAATGAAACGGTTGAATATAACGACAATCGAATTTCACGTGCGTCCATGACAAATATGAAATGCGAAGTCACTCAGATTGAACTTGAATTAGATAATCTACATTGTCATCATGTTATTCCACGAGAAAATGGTGGAGATGATAAATATGAGAATTTAAGAATTGTTCATAAAGATATTCATAAGTTAATACATGCGACAAGTGAAGAAACAATTAAAAAGTACATTCACATAATTAAAGATTCAAAAAATACCATTAAAAGAGTAGTAACAAACTTAAACAACCTTAGAATAAGAGCTAACAATTATAAACTTGAAGAAACTACTGTCAGAGAGTGGTTAGAGGTTAAAATTTGGAAAAACAAATAG
- the pfkA gene encoding 6-phosphofructokinase encodes MKRIGILTSGGDAPGMNAAIRAVTRKAIFNGMEVYGINYGFAGLVAGDIRPLTIADVGDKIQRGGTFLYSARYPEFATEEGQLKGIEQLKAHGIEGLVVIGGDGSYHGALALTKRGYPAVGIPGTIDNDIPGTDFTIGFDTAINTVLDSLDRIRDTATSHVRTFIIEVMGRNAGDIALWAGVAGGADEIIIPEHDFDMSTVAKRIQEGRDRGKKHCLIVLAEGVMGGNEFADKLNEYGDFHARVTILGHVVRGGSPSARDRVLASKFGGYAVELLQQGKGGLCVGMLDNKVVASDIIDTLENGKHKPDLSLYALNQELSF; translated from the coding sequence ATGAAACGCATCGGAATCTTAACCAGTGGCGGAGATGCACCTGGTATGAATGCTGCGATTCGTGCGGTAACCCGTAAAGCTATTTTCAATGGAATGGAAGTCTATGGAATTAACTATGGTTTTGCCGGATTAGTTGCAGGTGATATCCGCCCGTTAACAATTGCTGACGTTGGCGATAAGATTCAACGAGGAGGAACGTTCTTATATTCTGCACGCTATCCTGAATTCGCAACAGAAGAAGGACAGCTAAAAGGAATTGAACAATTAAAAGCACACGGTATTGAAGGGTTAGTTGTTATTGGTGGGGACGGTTCTTACCATGGCGCACTAGCTTTAACAAAACGTGGTTATCCAGCTGTGGGTATCCCAGGAACAATCGATAATGATATTCCAGGAACTGACTTCACAATTGGTTTTGATACAGCAATTAATACTGTATTAGACTCATTAGACCGCATCCGTGATACTGCTACTTCTCACGTACGTACATTCATCATCGAAGTAATGGGACGTAACGCAGGTGACATCGCTTTATGGGCTGGTGTTGCAGGTGGCGCAGACGAAATCATTATTCCAGAACATGACTTTGATATGTCAACAGTTGCAAAACGTATCCAAGAAGGCCGCGACCGAGGCAAAAAACATTGCTTAATTGTTTTAGCTGAAGGTGTAATGGGTGGAAACGAATTTGCAGACAAATTAAACGAGTACGGCGATTTCCATGCACGTGTAACTATTTTAGGACACGTAGTACGTGGTGGATCACCAAGTGCGCGTGACCGCGTTCTTGCAAGTAAATTTGGTGGCTACGCTGTTGAATTATTGCAACAAGGTAAAGGTGGACTATGTGTAGGTATGTTAGACAATAAAGTTGTTGCTTCTGACATTATTGATACATTAGAAAATGGCAAACATAAACCAGACCTTTCATTATACGCATTGAACCAAGAATTATCATTCTAA
- the pyk gene encoding pyruvate kinase translates to MKKTKIVSTLGPASNTVEIISQLIESGANAFRFNFSHGDHEEQLARMNLVREAVEVTGKDVAILLDTKGAEIRTTVQDTTDEDYGRAGYIKFNVGDITRIAMDPELKGTKEKISVTYPGLFDDARVGGHILFDDGLIDMEVIEKDEANRELVVEVKNNGMLGSRKGVNAPGISISLPGITEKDAEDIRFGLDHEINFIAASFVRKAQDVLEIREILEEKNMTHVQIFSKIESQEGIDNIEEILKVSDGIMVARGDMGVEIPAEFVPMVQKDIIKKCNAAGKAVITATQMLESMQSNPRPTRAEASDVANAVFDGTDATMLSGESANGSYPVEAVATMARIDEEAEKSMLKLGTYQINQFDKTDVTETIGLSVARAAKNLGVKCIVAATESGHTAKMISKYRPDADILAVTFDDRTKRGLMLNWGVYPTVTEKPSTTDEMFDLATKKAVELGFAEEGDLILITAGVPVGERGTTNVMKIQLIGSKLIEAQGVGGRAIVANAVVASNAEEAIAKAKDGMVLVVPTTDKEYMPAIEKAAALVVEDGGLTSHAAVVGIAKDLPVIVGAKDATTIIQDGELVTVDPRRGIIYRGETTAI, encoded by the coding sequence ATGAAAAAAACAAAAATCGTTAGCACATTAGGACCAGCTAGTAATACTGTGGAAATTATCTCTCAATTAATCGAATCAGGCGCAAATGCATTCCGTTTCAATTTCTCTCACGGAGATCATGAAGAACAATTAGCTCGTATGAACTTAGTTCGTGAAGCAGTAGAAGTAACAGGGAAAGATGTGGCAATTCTTTTAGATACAAAAGGTGCTGAAATTCGTACAACTGTTCAAGATACAACAGATGAAGACTACGGACGCGCTGGCTACATCAAGTTTAACGTAGGCGACATCACTCGTATTGCAATGGATCCAGAACTAAAAGGAACAAAAGAAAAAATCTCAGTGACTTATCCTGGATTATTCGACGATGCACGTGTAGGTGGACACATCTTATTTGATGATGGTTTAATCGACATGGAAGTTATCGAAAAAGACGAAGCTAACCGTGAATTAGTAGTAGAAGTTAAAAACAATGGTATGTTAGGTTCTCGTAAAGGGGTTAACGCTCCAGGTATTTCAATCAGCTTACCAGGGATTACTGAAAAAGATGCAGAAGATATTCGTTTTGGTTTAGATCATGAAATCAACTTTATCGCTGCAAGTTTTGTTCGTAAAGCACAAGACGTTTTAGAAATCCGTGAAATCTTAGAAGAGAAAAATATGACACACGTTCAAATTTTCTCGAAAATTGAATCTCAAGAAGGTATCGACAATATCGAAGAAATTTTAAAAGTTTCTGACGGTATCATGGTTGCTCGTGGCGACATGGGTGTAGAAATTCCTGCTGAATTCGTACCAATGGTTCAAAAAGACATCATTAAAAAATGTAACGCTGCTGGTAAAGCAGTTATTACAGCGACTCAAATGTTAGAATCTATGCAATCAAATCCACGTCCAACACGTGCGGAAGCTTCTGACGTGGCCAACGCAGTATTTGATGGTACAGATGCAACAATGTTATCAGGTGAGTCTGCAAATGGTTCTTACCCAGTAGAAGCTGTTGCAACAATGGCTCGTATTGATGAAGAAGCTGAAAAATCAATGCTTAAATTAGGCACATATCAAATCAACCAATTTGATAAAACAGACGTAACTGAAACAATCGGTTTATCTGTGGCTCGTGCTGCGAAAAACTTAGGCGTTAAATGTATTGTAGCTGCAACTGAATCAGGACACACTGCTAAAATGATTTCTAAATACCGTCCAGATGCAGATATCTTAGCTGTAACTTTTGATGATCGTACAAAACGTGGTTTGATGTTAAACTGGGGCGTATACCCAACTGTTACTGAAAAACCATCTACAACAGATGAAATGTTCGACTTAGCAACTAAAAAAGCTGTTGAATTAGGTTTCGCTGAAGAAGGCGACTTAATCCTTATCACAGCCGGTGTACCAGTTGGTGAACGTGGAACAACAAACGTAATGAAAATTCAATTAATCGGTTCTAAATTAATTGAAGCACAAGGTGTTGGTGGACGCGCAATTGTTGCAAACGCAGTTGTTGCATCAAATGCAGAAGAAGCAATTGCTAAAGCGAAAGACGGTATGGTATTAGTTGTACCTACAACAGATAAAGAATACATGCCAGCAATCGAAAAAGCAGCAGCATTAGTTGTTGAAGATGGCGGATTGACTTCACACGCAGCTGTTGTCGGTATTGCTAAAGACCTTCCAGTAATCGTTGGTGCCAAAGATGCAACAACAATTATCCAAGACGGTGAATTAGTAACTGTAGACCCTCGTCGTGGTATTATCTACCGTGGAGAAACAACAGCAATCTAA
- a CDS encoding YceD family protein has protein sequence MKWSLLELRKYQDMPLTFEETLDLKNELMGRDNQIIDLAPVKVQGLVTVSKKDYILHYTVDTVITLPSTRSLEPVELPLQFSVNEVFMTPEQYQQRDDLLPEEEILLLETQTLDLDDSVADNILLEIPMQVLTEAEKASNDLPSGDDWAVISEADFQRQQESQEQTTIDPRLAKLSALFKEEEE, from the coding sequence ATGAAATGGTCTTTATTAGAATTAAGAAAATATCAAGACATGCCGCTAACGTTTGAAGAGACATTAGATCTTAAAAACGAATTGATGGGGCGGGATAATCAAATAATCGATTTAGCTCCAGTTAAAGTGCAAGGATTGGTAACTGTAAGTAAAAAAGACTATATCTTACATTATACAGTGGATACAGTCATTACATTACCGTCTACTCGTTCTCTCGAGCCTGTAGAATTACCATTGCAATTTTCAGTCAATGAGGTATTCATGACACCAGAGCAATATCAGCAAAGAGATGACCTCCTTCCAGAAGAAGAGATTTTATTATTAGAAACTCAAACGTTGGATTTAGATGATTCTGTCGCTGATAATATTTTACTTGAGATTCCGATGCAAGTCTTGACGGAAGCTGAAAAAGCCTCTAATGATTTGCCTTCAGGTGATGACTGGGCAGTCATTTCAGAAGCTGATTTCCAACGTCAACAAGAATCACAAGAACAAACAACTATCGATCCTCGTCTTGCAAAACTATCCGCTTTATTCAAAGAGGAAGAAGAGTAA
- the rpmF gene encoding 50S ribosomal protein L32: MAVPARRTSKAKKAKRRTHYKLSINGLNECPNCGELKKSHHVCGNCGHYDGKDVATKEA; the protein is encoded by the coding sequence ATGGCAGTACCAGCTAGAAGAACTTCAAAAGCTAAAAAAGCTAAACGTCGTACACACTACAAATTATCTATCAACGGTTTAAACGAATGTCCAAACTGTGGTGAATTGAAAAAAAGCCACCACGTTTGCGGAAACTGTGGACATTACGATGGTAAAGATGTAGCAACAAAAGAAGCTTAA